A portion of the Glycine max cultivar Williams 82 chromosome 10, Glycine_max_v4.0, whole genome shotgun sequence genome contains these proteins:
- the PHT1-3 gene encoding inorganic phosphate transporter 1-3 — protein MAGELGVLNALDVAKTQWYHFTAIVIAGMGFFTDAYDLFCISLVTKLLGRLYYTEPGAPKPGTLPPRVQASVTGVALCGTLAGQLFFGWLGDKMGRKKVYGLTLILMVVSSLASGLSFGSTAEGVMATLCFFRFWLGFGIGGDYPLSATIMSEYANKKTRGAFIAAVFAMQGFGILAGGVVALIVSYAYDQKYKLPSYAQNPEASLDPSFDYVWRIVLMFGAIPAALTYYWRMKMPETARYTALVAKNAKQAAADMSKVLQVELEAEEEKVMKLTENESNKYGLFTKEFAKRHGLHLLGTTTTWFLLDIAFYSQNLFQKDIFSAIGWIPPAKEMNAIHEVYKIARAQTLIALCSTVPGYWFTVALIDYMGRFAIQLMGFFFMTVFMFALAIPYHHWSEKDNRIGFVVMYSFTFFFANFGPNATTFVVPAEIFPARLRSTCHGISAAAGKAGAIVGAFGFLYAAQSKDPSKTDAGYPTGIGIKNSLIMLGVINFIGMLFTLLVPEAKGKSLEELSGENNENDAEHAVSARTVPV, from the exons ATGGCTGGAGAACTTGGAGTGCTGAATGCACTTGATGTGGCAAAGACACAATGGTACCACTTCACTGCAATTGTGATAGCTGGAATGGGTTTCTTTACTGATGCCTATGATCTCTTCTGCATTTCCCTAGTCACCAAGCTACTAGGGAGGCTATATTACACAGAACCAGGTGCACCAAAGCCGGGAACTCTTCCTCCAAGAGTTCAAGCTTCTGTGACTGGTGTTGCACTGTGTGGCACATTAGCTGGCCAACTATTCTTTGGTTGGCTTGGTGACAAAATGGGGAGAAAAAAAGTCTATGGACTAACTCTTATTCTCATGGTAGTCAGCTCCCTTGCCTCAGGACTCTCCTTTGGGTCAACTGCAGAGGGTGTCATGGCCACACTTTGCTTCTTCAGGTTCTGGCTAGGCTTTGGGATTGGTGGTGACTACCCTCTTTCTGCCACAATTATGTCTGAATATGCAAACAAGAAGACACGTGGCGCATTCATAGCCGCTGTGTTTGCAATGCAAGGATTTGGAATCCTGGCTGGTGGAGTGGTGGCATTGATTGTCTCATATGCATATGATCAAAAGTACAAGCTTCCTAGTTATGCACAGAATCCAGAAGCATCCTTGGATCCTTCATTTGACTATGTTTGGAGAATAGTTTTGATGTTTGGTGCAATTCCAGCTGCACTCACCTACTACTGGCGCATGAAGATGCCAGAGACAGCACGTTACACAGCCCTTGTGGCCAAGAATGCAAAACAAGCTGCTGCAGACATGTCTAAGGTGTTGCAAGTGGAACTTGAAGCTGAAGAGGAAAAGGTGATGAAATTGACAGAGAATGAGAGTAACAAGTATGGTTTGTTCACCAAGGAATTTGCGAAACGCCATGGCCTGCATTTGTTGGGAACCACCACCACTTGGTTCTTGTTGGACATAGCATTCTACAGCCAAAATCTTTTCCAAAAGGACATTTTCAGTGCAATTGGGTGGATCCCTCCAGCAAAGGAAATGAATGCAATCCACGAG GTGTATAAGATTGCAAGAGCACAAACACTTATAGCACTGTGCAGTACTGTGCCAGGTTACTGGTTCACAGTGGCATTAATTGATTACATGGGCCGTTTCGCCATCCAATTGATGGGGTTCTTCTTCATGACCGTGTTCATGTTTGCTTTGGCTATACCATATCATCACTGGAGTGAGAAAGACAACAGAATTGGGTTTGTGGTGATGTACTCTTTCACCTTTTTCTTTGCCAATTTTGGTCCAAATGCCACCACATTTGTTGTGCCAGCAGAAATTTTCCCTGCAAGGCTAAGGTCCACTTGCCATGGAATCTCTGCTGCTGCAGGAAAAGCTGGTGCAATTGTGGGTGCATTTGGGTTCCTATATGCTGCACAAAGCAAGGACCCTTCCAAGACTGATGCAGGGTACCCTACTGGTATTGGGATTAAGAACTCACTCATTATGCTTGGTGTGATCAACTTCATTGGGATGCTATTCACCTTGCTGGTTCCTGAAGCAAAGGGGAAATCACTGGAGGAGTTGAGTGGGGAGAATAATGAAAATGATGCTGAACATGCAGTGTCTGCTAGGACAGTTCCTGTTTGA
- the LOC100813763 gene encoding serine/threonine-protein phosphatase PP1-like (The RefSeq protein has 3 substitutions and aligns at 97% coverage compared to this genomic sequence), whose product MERGVLDGIINRLLQVRGRPGKQVQLSEAEIRQLCAVSRDIFLKQPNLLELEAPIKICGDIHGQYSDLLRLFEHGGFPPRSNYLFLGDYVDRGKQSLETMCLLLSYKIKYPENFFLLRGNHECASVNRVYGFYDECKRRFNVRLWKIFAVCFNCMPVAAIIEEKIFCMHGGLSPELHNLSQISSLPRPTEVPESGLLCDLLWSDPSKDIEGWGENDRGVSYTFGASRVTEFLGKHDLDLICRAHQVVEDGYEFFANRQLVTIFSAPNYCGEFDNAGAMMSVDETPMCSFQILRPAEHRKPKFAFGSKTTFKAILDAARV is encoded by the exons ATGGAACGTGGGGTTCTTGATGGTATCATCAATAGGCTGCTTCAAGTCAGAGGGAGACCTGGGAAACAGGTTCAGCTTTCAGAGGCAGAAATCAGGCAACTTTGTGCGGTTTCCAGAGATATCTTTTTGAAGCAGCCCAATCTATTGGAACTTGAGGCCCCAATTAAGATATGCG GAGACATCCATGGTCAATATTCTGACCTTCTGAGACTATTTGAGCATGGTGGATTTCCTCCTCGCTCCAACTACTTATTCTTAGGCGATTATGTCGATCGTGGAAAGCAAAGCCTTGAAACTATGTGTCTTCTTTTGGCCTACAAGATAAAATACCCTGAGAACTTCTTCCTTCTTAGAGGCAACCATGAATGTGCTTCTGTAAACCGCGTATACGGCTTCTATGACGAATGCAAACGAAGATTCAATGTCAGGCTGTGGAAAATATTCGCAGATTGCTTCAACTGCATGCCTGTGGCAGCTATCATTGAGGAAAAGATTTTCTGTATGCATGGTGGACTCTCTCCTGAATTGCACAATCTAAGTCAGATTAGTAGTTTGCCGCGTCCAACAGAAGTACCTGAGAGTGGTCTACTATGTGATCTCTTGTGGTCTGATCCTAGTAAAGACATTGAAGGTTGGGGAGAGAACGACCGTGGAGTTTCATATACTTTTGGTGCTAGCAGGGTCACAGAATTTCTTGGAAAGCATGATCTAGACTTGATTTGTAGAGCACACCAG GTTGTTGAAGATGGATATGAGTTTTTTGCCAATAGACAACTTGTGACTATCTTTTCTGCACCTAACTACTGTGGAGAATTTGACAATGCTGGAGCAATGATGAGTGTTGATGAGACACTCATGTGCTCTTTTCAGATACTAAGGCCTGCGGAACACAGAAAGCCTAAGTTTGCTTTTGGGAGCAAAACTACATTCAAGGCT